The following coding sequences are from one Leptospira stimsonii window:
- a CDS encoding glycosyltransferase yields the protein MTVPEISVILPTYNEKENIPVLLPKIAHALRKFSYEILLVDDNSPDRTWEVAENLKKNHKELFVLRRMEGRGLSSAVLAGMSIAKGNVFVVMDADLQHDESILPNLVEPILTKKSEISIGTRYTDGGSTSNWSWIRKSLSFIATTLANFFLPIPVSDPMSGFFAISKEYFEKTADFINPRGFKILLEFLHRSEIKPRISEVPFTFQSRRFGKTKLDGSVIRNYLVALLDLRFGKRISPTFLLYSLVGSSGVIVNLFGLLIAESLHFPELRTPFQFLNPFHSSVLFGIEISILSNFFLNNYLTFYEKRYDGIRIVQGLILFHLVSLIGLLIQISVFQFLYHRIFISEFNSSGLRIKFFSDSLAILAAMITNYFLNLNVTWKGSRDESRF from the coding sequence ATGACAGTCCCTGAAATTTCCGTCATCCTACCGACCTACAACGAGAAAGAGAATATTCCGGTTCTTCTTCCAAAAATTGCCCATGCTCTTCGGAAGTTTTCGTATGAGATCCTACTTGTGGATGACAATAGTCCGGACCGTACCTGGGAAGTGGCAGAAAATCTAAAAAAGAATCACAAGGAACTTTTCGTTCTCCGAAGGATGGAAGGACGGGGTCTTTCCTCAGCGGTTCTTGCGGGAATGTCGATCGCAAAAGGGAACGTTTTTGTCGTAATGGACGCGGATTTACAACACGACGAATCGATTCTTCCAAATTTAGTGGAACCGATTCTCACAAAAAAATCGGAGATTTCTATCGGAACGAGATATACGGACGGTGGATCGACTTCGAATTGGTCCTGGATCCGAAAAAGTCTAAGCTTTATCGCGACCACACTCGCGAATTTTTTTTTACCGATTCCTGTTTCCGATCCGATGAGCGGTTTTTTTGCGATTTCAAAAGAATACTTTGAAAAGACCGCAGATTTCATCAACCCGAGAGGATTTAAGATTCTATTAGAATTTCTGCATAGGTCGGAAATAAAGCCGAGAATTTCGGAAGTTCCTTTCACCTTTCAAAGCAGACGATTCGGCAAAACAAAGTTGGACGGTTCCGTGATCCGAAATTATTTAGTCGCGCTTTTGGATCTTCGTTTTGGAAAACGAATCTCCCCTACTTTTCTTCTCTATTCTTTGGTCGGATCCTCCGGCGTTATTGTAAATCTATTCGGACTCTTGATCGCGGAATCCCTTCATTTTCCCGAGTTGAGGACCCCTTTTCAGTTTCTGAATCCGTTCCACAGTTCGGTCTTGTTCGGAATCGAAATCTCTATTCTTTCCAATTTTTTTCTGAATAACTATCTCACATTTTATGAAAAAAGATACGATGGAATTCGAATCGTTCAAGGTTTGATTCTTTTTCATCTCGTCAGCCTGATTGGACTTCTGATCCAAATCAGCGTTTTTCAATTTCTATATCATAGAATCTTTATATCCGAATTCAATTCTTCCGGACTTCGCATTAAATTCTTCTCAGATTCGCTTGCTATTTTAGCCGCGATGATTACAAATTACTTCTTAAACCTAAACGTTACATGGAAAGGTTCGAGAGACGAATCCCGTTTCTAA
- a CDS encoding DJ-1 family glyoxalase III produces the protein MPKVLVPFAEGMEEMEAVIIVDVLRRAKIEVTSASLQEGFVTASRGVRLLADTSLDHIDFKTFDMIVLPGGNGGTKALASDKRISDFLIEAKRNGQWIAAICAAPSILVHQNILTNQDRFTSFPGVVSEAPGYTGSRLEISGKIVTSVGPGSAFEFSLELVRILRDEKTMLEVKEALQLPK, from the coding sequence ATGCCTAAAGTGTTAGTTCCTTTCGCGGAAGGAATGGAAGAAATGGAGGCAGTCATCATTGTGGACGTCCTCCGAAGAGCGAAGATCGAAGTGACGAGCGCATCGCTCCAGGAAGGCTTCGTTACCGCATCCCGAGGAGTTCGCCTTTTGGCGGACACGTCTCTCGATCATATCGATTTCAAAACGTTTGATATGATCGTTCTTCCAGGAGGGAACGGTGGCACCAAAGCTCTCGCTTCGGATAAAAGAATCTCCGATTTTCTAATCGAAGCGAAAAGGAACGGGCAATGGATCGCGGCCATTTGCGCCGCTCCCAGTATTTTAGTACATCAGAATATTCTCACAAACCAGGACCGTTTTACGTCTTTTCCCGGTGTTGTTTCGGAGGCTCCCGGTTATACCGGATCGAGGCTCGAAATTTCCGGCAAGATCGTGACGAGCGTCGGCCCGGGATCCGCTTTCGAATTCTCCTTAGAGCTTGTAAGAATTCTTCGTGACGAAAAGACGATGTTGGAAGTAAAAGAAGCCCTGCAATTGCCTAAATGA
- a CDS encoding SIR2 family NAD-dependent protein deacylase — MKNFFKIASRNFQRITAITGAGISAESGIPTFRGTDGLWKNFRAEELATPQAFQKDPQLVWEWYLWRRSVIESKDPNPGHFALAELEQRNVNFFLITQNVDGLHTRAGSKNLVEIHGNIFVNRCTSCTNEIKTSIVDQNETLPQCNVCGSLFRPGVVWFGESYDRSKLNESILRMQNTDLLLIIGTSGAVSMPVYLAEIAKESGAILIEINPERSSFSSSVDLFVQGKAGEILPELVAEMFSP, encoded by the coding sequence ATGAAGAATTTTTTTAAGATCGCTTCCAGAAACTTTCAGAGAATCACGGCGATCACAGGGGCTGGAATATCCGCAGAAAGCGGAATCCCAACCTTTCGAGGTACGGATGGGCTATGGAAAAACTTTCGCGCGGAAGAATTGGCGACTCCGCAGGCGTTTCAAAAAGATCCACAACTGGTCTGGGAATGGTATCTCTGGAGAAGAAGCGTCATTGAAAGTAAAGATCCGAATCCAGGACACTTCGCTCTCGCAGAATTAGAACAACGTAATGTGAATTTTTTTCTCATCACACAGAATGTGGACGGACTTCATACGAGAGCCGGCTCCAAAAATCTCGTTGAAATCCACGGTAATATTTTCGTCAACCGTTGCACTTCCTGCACAAACGAAATCAAAACTTCGATAGTCGATCAGAACGAGACCCTTCCACAGTGCAATGTCTGCGGTTCTCTCTTTCGTCCGGGTGTCGTTTGGTTTGGAGAATCCTATGATCGATCGAAACTCAACGAGTCGATTCTGAGAATGCAGAACACAGATCTTTTATTGATCATCGGTACATCCGGTGCAGTGAGTATGCCGGTTTATTTGGCTGAAATTGCAAAAGAAAGCGGAGCGATTCTTATTGAAATCAATCCGGAGAGAAGCTCTTTTTCATCTTCCGTAGATCTTTTCGTACAAGGTAAAGCCGGAGAAATTCTTCCCGAACTCGTAGCAGAAATGTTCTCGCCTTAA
- a CDS encoding suppressor of fused domain protein, whose product MHIFSKIFKRKKNRNESQESGYESENSGWTAIDEITNRIYPTQRLDSVISPKIMPIHDRTGKTILFQLAVFDFEDHWLYVSYGCSELFEKTWEDSEWSGLGYELTLRLKKNRLAVPPMWPMPVMNDLAFYALQGHELRPGQSINFGGPIDGEEETKLTGFLFLKDRELPSIDTPNGKLQFLQLYGLDKNTLEKIKSEGTHKLIASLEQDTSNLLTDID is encoded by the coding sequence TTGCATATTTTTTCAAAAATTTTTAAACGAAAAAAAAACCGAAACGAATCACAAGAAAGCGGTTATGAATCGGAAAATTCCGGATGGACGGCAATCGACGAAATTACCAACCGAATCTATCCAACTCAAAGACTGGACTCGGTAATTTCTCCTAAAATCATGCCGATCCATGATCGCACTGGTAAAACAATACTATTTCAATTGGCGGTGTTCGATTTTGAGGACCACTGGCTTTACGTTAGTTATGGTTGTAGCGAACTTTTTGAAAAAACTTGGGAAGACTCTGAATGGAGCGGCTTAGGTTACGAATTGACGTTGAGACTAAAGAAGAATCGACTCGCTGTTCCCCCTATGTGGCCAATGCCTGTAATGAACGATCTGGCATTTTATGCTTTACAGGGCCATGAACTTAGACCAGGACAAAGCATCAACTTCGGTGGTCCTATCGATGGAGAAGAGGAAACGAAATTGACCGGCTTCCTTTTTCTAAAAGATCGTGAATTGCCTTCGATTGACACTCCGAACGGGAAATTACAGTTTTTGCAACTCTATGGACTCGACAAAAATACTTTGGAGAAGATAAAATCGGAAGGCACTCATAAACTCATTGCCTCTTTGGAACAGGATACAAGTAATTTGTTAACGGACATAGACTGA
- a CDS encoding glutathione S-transferase family protein has protein sequence MELFEFAVSGNCHKVRMLLSMLNLEYTSRSLNSAEREQKSEEFLKINPLGQVPVLKDKGVFIRDSHAILVYLAVEYGNGEWFPRSGIGSAKVVEWLSTSANEVTRGPAALRAHYRFGRSIPVEEAVYITNQLLSLLEDHLKKHPWLAAEKVTIADLAMYPYIALASEGKIDVRPFPNVCDWLKRIEDLPGYVSMPGIELQKGESSKSDS, from the coding sequence TTGGAACTATTTGAATTCGCCGTATCCGGAAATTGTCACAAGGTCAGAATGCTCTTGTCTATGTTGAATTTGGAATATACGAGTCGTTCCCTAAACAGCGCCGAACGAGAACAAAAGTCAGAAGAATTTCTCAAAATAAATCCTTTGGGACAAGTGCCGGTTTTGAAAGACAAAGGTGTGTTTATTCGAGATAGTCATGCCATTCTCGTTTACCTCGCAGTGGAATACGGAAACGGAGAATGGTTTCCTCGGTCCGGAATCGGGAGCGCAAAAGTAGTGGAATGGCTTTCGACGTCTGCAAACGAAGTGACCAGAGGTCCGGCGGCGTTACGCGCTCATTATCGATTTGGAAGATCGATTCCGGTAGAAGAAGCCGTTTACATCACAAATCAACTCTTGTCCCTCCTGGAAGATCATCTAAAAAAACATCCATGGCTCGCCGCAGAAAAAGTGACGATCGCCGATTTAGCAATGTATCCATATATCGCTTTGGCCAGCGAGGGAAAGATAGATGTACGACCTTTCCCGAATGTATGCGATTGGTTGAAACGAATAGAAGACTTGCCGGGATATGTATCGATGCCCGGCATCGAATTGCAAAAAGGGGAATCGAGCAAATCGGATTCCTAA
- a CDS encoding DUF1574 domain-containing protein yields MFRNRFLIVPFVIFLIAFSIDKIVSSTTLEPYYSLTLSDLNFRHKEFLFEELKGYLQEKERKKVLVYFGNSRALLFRNDYIEKKYPNWILFNFSVPGGSPDYYLYWLERFQSDGVKPDFILMDESIEIFNSSSVLTLDEVLFYGLSPSFVFRHADRYSSSDLTGFIGKKLFHTLKNRPRWNVIRARVKDGGAMAKGYSKLRDEITENLKKQRGSATSDSSPKIVLSPELLKKRSNTDFKSYLTPFTFNPKMMSNQEDAISIAKGLGVPYATIWVRVSRPYFELYKTKKVLTNEKDERTPYDIMIPILNRLHQSTGTAFWNMNEDPLYHCDDFSDPGHMSPSCFNDYADFIFTRLPK; encoded by the coding sequence ATGTTTCGAAACCGATTTCTAATCGTTCCTTTTGTCATCTTTCTCATCGCCTTTAGTATCGATAAGATTGTGAGTTCCACGACCTTGGAACCGTATTACTCGCTTACGCTTTCCGATCTTAACTTTCGTCACAAGGAATTTTTGTTTGAAGAATTGAAAGGTTATCTGCAAGAGAAGGAAAGAAAGAAGGTTCTTGTCTATTTTGGAAATTCGAGGGCTCTCCTTTTTAGAAACGATTATATAGAAAAAAAATATCCGAATTGGATTCTGTTCAACTTTTCGGTTCCCGGCGGTTCTCCCGATTATTATCTTTATTGGTTGGAGCGGTTTCAATCCGACGGAGTCAAACCGGATTTTATACTAATGGACGAATCGATCGAGATTTTCAATTCTTCCTCCGTTTTGACTTTGGACGAGGTTCTGTTTTACGGACTCAGCCCGTCGTTTGTTTTCCGTCACGCGGATCGATATTCTTCTTCCGATCTTACCGGGTTTATTGGAAAAAAATTATTCCATACTCTAAAAAATCGGCCTCGCTGGAATGTGATTCGAGCTCGAGTCAAGGACGGAGGAGCGATGGCAAAGGGGTATAGCAAACTCCGGGACGAGATTACGGAGAATCTAAAAAAACAAAGGGGAAGCGCGACCTCCGACTCGAGTCCCAAGATCGTCCTTTCTCCGGAGCTACTCAAAAAAAGATCGAACACGGATTTTAAATCCTATCTCACTCCGTTTACGTTCAATCCAAAAATGATGTCCAATCAAGAGGATGCGATTTCTATCGCGAAAGGATTGGGAGTTCCTTACGCAACGATTTGGGTGCGGGTTTCTCGTCCTTATTTTGAACTCTATAAAACAAAAAAAGTCTTAACGAACGAAAAAGACGAAAGAACTCCGTATGATATAATGATCCCGATTTTGAACCGTTTGCATCAATCGACTGGAACTGCGTTCTGGAATATGAACGAAGATCCGTTGTATCACTGCGACGATTTTAGCGACCCAGGTCATATGTCGCCGAGTTGTTTTAATGACTACGCCGATTTTATCTTTACTCGACTTCCGAAGTAA
- a CDS encoding MBOAT family O-acyltransferase → MLFNSVTFAIFFAFVYTIYWLIPKKNRPDFLILSSAFFYIWFSWIFFFHFVFVILLNYILYKRIKLDRENSKKWMIAAVLFNCINLGFFKYFYFFSRVLADLTGYPFFQEIQGIVHIILPLAISFYSFQMIAAAVDAKRNPESELISIQGYFLFVLFFPVLIAGPIMRTGDFFPNLKNLEPDRDKIYNGSYLMISGLIKKVLIADPASGLISPIYSNPEVYDSTSLILAGIGYSIQVFCDFSGLTDMARGVGALLGFYLPENFKAPFFSLSGRELWQRWHITLSFWLRDYIYFSLGGSRASQWRTHLNLILTMTIGGFWHGADYTFIAWGFYWGVLLAGERYMENTLGWKLTPEKSTILKVLKATTVFLLFSFSAVLFRADNAKTMVQHVLGIFKNSPTSIESELSSSSGTAWIGEAGRLIDGNSFFLLNQMENVEKFFYLFLALVLFNWVQYVPEFWKRFRKYDPWLLTIVGVVTLFLLALFSEDSGAFIYYKF, encoded by the coding sequence GTGCTGTTCAACTCCGTTACTTTTGCGATTTTTTTCGCCTTCGTTTACACGATCTATTGGTTGATTCCAAAAAAGAATCGTCCCGACTTTTTGATTCTTTCCAGCGCCTTTTTTTATATTTGGTTTTCCTGGATTTTTTTCTTTCATTTTGTTTTCGTAATTCTTCTCAACTACATTCTTTATAAGAGAATCAAGCTCGATCGTGAGAATTCCAAAAAGTGGATGATCGCGGCGGTTCTTTTCAACTGTATCAATCTTGGATTTTTCAAATACTTTTATTTCTTTTCCAGAGTTCTTGCGGATCTTACGGGTTATCCGTTCTTTCAAGAGATTCAGGGAATCGTTCATATCATTCTTCCCTTAGCGATCAGCTTTTACAGCTTTCAGATGATCGCCGCGGCCGTGGATGCCAAACGAAATCCTGAAAGCGAACTCATCTCAATCCAAGGATACTTTCTTTTTGTTTTATTTTTTCCGGTTTTGATCGCAGGTCCGATTATGAGAACGGGGGATTTTTTTCCGAACTTAAAGAATCTGGAACCGGATCGAGATAAAATCTATAACGGAAGTTATCTGATGATCAGCGGTCTTATTAAAAAGGTCTTGATAGCGGATCCAGCTTCCGGTTTGATTTCTCCGATCTATTCGAATCCGGAAGTTTACGATTCAACTTCCTTGATTCTTGCCGGAATCGGTTATTCGATTCAGGTCTTCTGTGATTTTTCGGGCCTTACGGACATGGCGAGAGGAGTGGGCGCGTTACTCGGCTTTTATCTTCCCGAAAATTTCAAAGCGCCGTTCTTTTCTCTCAGCGGAAGGGAACTCTGGCAGAGATGGCACATAACGTTGTCTTTTTGGTTACGCGATTACATCTATTTCTCGTTAGGAGGAAGTCGCGCTTCGCAGTGGAGAACTCATCTCAATCTGATTCTTACGATGACGATTGGAGGTTTTTGGCACGGAGCGGATTATACCTTTATCGCTTGGGGATTTTATTGGGGAGTATTGCTCGCTGGAGAACGTTATATGGAGAATACGCTCGGTTGGAAACTCACACCGGAAAAAAGTACAATCCTAAAAGTTCTCAAGGCAACGACCGTTTTTCTTTTATTTTCATTTAGCGCCGTATTGTTTCGAGCGGATAACGCAAAAACGATGGTACAACATGTTTTGGGAATATTCAAGAATTCTCCTACCTCGATCGAATCGGAACTTTCAAGTTCTTCAGGAACGGCTTGGATCGGGGAAGCGGGGCGATTGATCGACGGAAATTCTTTTTTTCTACTCAATCAAATGGAGAATGTGGAAAAATTCTTCTATTTATTCCTGGCGCTTGTCTTATTCAATTGGGTCCAGTATGTTCCCGAATTTTGGAAACGCTTCCGAAAATACGATCCTTGGCTTCTTACCATTGTAGGCGTTGTCACCCTATTCTTGCTCGCTTTGTTTTCGGAAGACTCGGGCGCGTTTATCTATTATAAGTTTTAG
- a CDS encoding NYN domain-containing protein — protein sequence MYSQVAIDGFNLIYKFPETEELMYQNQLNKARAVVLELIEFYSKKKKNLTFHVFFDGKKEIASEVYQETFGKLHVYFSRERKADDLIKEFVRTQARPSDVQVVSSDKEIFFHAKKWGAHPISSEEFATLVLAETTPKKPEPDSEEYKDKKLNSDELEYWKNLFRKGR from the coding sequence ATGTATTCACAAGTGGCGATTGACGGTTTCAATCTGATTTATAAGTTTCCGGAAACGGAAGAATTGATGTATCAAAATCAACTGAATAAAGCCAGAGCGGTAGTTTTGGAGTTGATCGAGTTCTATTCTAAAAAAAAGAAAAACCTGACGTTTCACGTTTTCTTCGACGGCAAAAAAGAAATAGCGAGTGAAGTTTATCAAGAGACGTTTGGAAAACTGCACGTGTATTTTAGTCGAGAAAGAAAAGCGGACGACTTAATCAAAGAGTTTGTTCGTACACAAGCTCGGCCTTCGGATGTACAAGTAGTCAGTTCGGATAAAGAGATTTTTTTTCACGCAAAAAAATGGGGGGCTCATCCGATCTCTTCCGAAGAATTTGCGACCTTGGTTCTCGCGGAAACCACTCCGAAAAAGCCGGAGCCGGACAGCGAAGAATACAAAGACAAAAAACTAAACTCGGACGAACTCGAATATTGGAAAAATTTATTTAGGAAGGGCAGATAA
- a CDS encoding patatin-like phospholipase family protein — MSSIFNRLSFPWNSTSFSLAIAGGGCKAFYGLGAGLSFRKWGLNLSEISGVSAGAAMALCILSEREEESITYFEELARRNSKNFRFLNLFKGLSPFPHENITRRSIRYSLDLKKIKESSVKVFIGAVKAKPIHKLNGNKTSVSRLISRTMQAYIQDERDKQKGRIPNRVQSIFDEWNLENIVYSEKDLVESKTVEQILLNSSSVPPVVSLQRKNDEFFLDGGLTNNLLLEYFSPSQPKIGIYYEDNTIVGKSESVLKNTFLFKPSRPLSISAFDYTNPIGVRATFELGKQDAEERKDEILDFIQKVR; from the coding sequence ATGAGTTCGATCTTTAACCGCCTTTCTTTTCCTTGGAATTCCACTTCCTTTTCTTTGGCTATCGCCGGCGGAGGTTGTAAGGCCTTTTACGGTCTTGGGGCGGGACTTTCTTTTCGAAAATGGGGTTTGAACCTCTCTGAAATTTCCGGAGTTAGCGCCGGTGCCGCCATGGCGCTTTGTATTCTTTCCGAAAGAGAAGAAGAGAGCATAACGTATTTCGAAGAACTCGCCAGAAGAAATTCTAAAAATTTTCGTTTCCTAAATCTTTTCAAAGGATTGTCTCCGTTTCCTCATGAGAATATTACGAGAAGATCGATTCGTTACAGCCTCGATCTTAAAAAGATCAAAGAATCTTCTGTGAAAGTTTTTATCGGAGCGGTTAAGGCAAAACCGATCCACAAACTCAACGGAAACAAAACTTCCGTTTCTCGTTTGATATCCAGAACGATGCAGGCTTATATCCAAGACGAAAGAGATAAACAAAAAGGAAGAATACCGAACCGCGTTCAGTCGATCTTTGACGAATGGAATCTGGAGAACATCGTCTATTCTGAAAAAGATCTCGTTGAGTCGAAAACGGTAGAACAGATTCTACTCAATTCTTCTTCGGTCCCTCCGGTCGTTTCGCTTCAAAGAAAGAATGATGAATTCTTTTTGGACGGAGGTCTTACCAACAACTTACTTCTGGAATACTTCTCCCCATCTCAGCCAAAAATCGGAATCTACTACGAGGACAACACGATCGTGGGAAAGTCGGAATCCGTATTAAAGAATACCTTTCTTTTTAAACCCTCTCGCCCTCTTTCGATCAGCGCCTTTGATTATACGAATCCGATCGGAGTGCGAGCGACTTTCGAATTAGGAAAGCAAGACGCGGAAGAACGAAAGGATGAGATTTTGGATTTTATTCAGAAGGTTCGATAA
- a CDS encoding DUF962 domain-containing protein — MKSVETWFGEYADSHRNPINKNIHWICVPLIYFTVIGLLWSIPVPSVFASIPYLNFATISLVLALAFYIRLSPALAFGMLVLTSLMIYLIILLQATVLPVMIGAYAYGLVDLSVTIFVLAWIGQFIGHKIEGKKPSFFKDVQFLMIGPIWLLGFVYQKLKIAY; from the coding sequence ATGAAATCCGTAGAAACTTGGTTCGGCGAATATGCCGACAGTCACAGAAATCCGATCAATAAAAATATCCATTGGATCTGCGTTCCGTTGATTTACTTTACCGTCATCGGTCTTCTTTGGTCGATTCCGGTTCCTTCCGTTTTTGCCTCCATCCCCTATCTGAACTTCGCGACCATCTCACTGGTGTTAGCTCTTGCGTTTTACATTCGGCTTTCTCCTGCGCTGGCTTTTGGAATGTTGGTTCTGACTTCGCTGATGATCTATTTGATCATTCTCTTACAAGCAACTGTACTTCCAGTAATGATCGGGGCTTACGCATACGGACTCGTGGATCTTTCCGTGACCATTTTCGTTCTCGCCTGGATCGGACAGTTTATTGGTCACAAGATCGAAGGTAAAAAACCTTCCTTCTTCAAAGACGTTCAATTTTTGATGATCGGCCCAATATGGCTTTTAGGCTTCGTATATCAAAAATTGAAAATCGCATACTAA
- a CDS encoding TetR/AcrR family transcriptional regulator: MPKIVNHEKYKIEILSKCVDILARRGYSAVSMREIATELDVSTGTLYHYFATKEDIFKELVKFVLNKDIEELQLYSKGNPGQTLETRVESLFQMIQARESYFQNLLYIICDVSRLKNHEEEKVLIADAMKEYVNIITKHLGVTNPTLNRILISVILGTVVQRIVDGDAISLGDTSEVIKDFMAVILSNSFTF, encoded by the coding sequence ATGCCAAAGATAGTCAATCATGAGAAATACAAAATAGAAATTCTATCCAAGTGTGTGGATATCCTTGCAAGAAGGGGATATTCTGCGGTATCGATGAGAGAGATCGCCACCGAGTTGGACGTATCCACAGGAACTCTCTATCACTATTTCGCTACCAAAGAGGATATATTTAAGGAATTGGTGAAGTTCGTCCTCAACAAGGACATAGAAGAATTACAACTTTATTCCAAAGGTAATCCCGGACAAACCCTCGAAACAAGAGTAGAGTCTTTGTTTCAGATGATCCAAGCGCGGGAATCTTATTTTCAAAATCTTCTGTATATCATCTGCGATGTTTCGAGACTCAAAAACCACGAAGAGGAAAAGGTTCTGATCGCGGATGCGATGAAGGAATACGTCAATATCATCACGAAACACCTGGGAGTAACAAACCCGACCTTAAATCGGATTTTGATTAGTGTCATTTTAGGAACCGTCGTTCAGAGGATCGTAGACGGGGATGCGATCAGCCTGGGAGACACTTCGGAGGTGATCAAAGATTTTATGGCGGTGATCCTTTCCAACTCCTTCACATTCTAA
- a CDS encoding glycerol-3-phosphate dehydrogenase/oxidase: MAKKTKSASIKTISSKQSTSSIYDLLIVGGGITGANVLWDSTLRGLKSILLEKNDYASGTSQATSKLIHGGLRYLKNFELGLVRESLRERATLARITPNAVQTMGFLVPVYSQSERIVLKLGMEMYNALSFDRNRNISEDRLIPKYSFLSKEQTIMESPSLERQKLKGSYLYYDYLNLNPERHTSEFIFSSREKGAVAKNYTEVISIRRNSDSTYQVVAKDKLNGKEIVFQAKSVVNAAGPWADFVESLAGVPADKNLVRSKGIHVVTRKICGDKTIVTKKKDGTHIFIIPWRNKTIIGTTDTEYPDNPDAFRVTKKDIEELLSEVNYSFGFTDLTLQDVDFYYGGLRPLVEDPSETTSTYNASRKTEIFDHKDAGFPGFFTAMGGKYTTSRAVGEAVVDKVVDYLPGNFRECETEVIPPATGDYSDLPSLIQDLSRKFPKLRGELVEIVANRYGSQAYSILSKSGGQEEFYTLQNGEKFFESELRFIAGREDIRFATDFFFHRSGVGVPGLPEEKELNRLLRSLGKHLKWNSTRIQKETKAVLDRFKIF; the protein is encoded by the coding sequence ATGGCAAAAAAAACAAAGTCAGCTTCTATCAAAACGATTTCTTCCAAACAATCCACGTCTTCGATCTACGATTTACTGATCGTGGGCGGAGGTATTACAGGCGCGAACGTGCTTTGGGATTCTACACTACGAGGTCTGAAGTCGATTCTGTTGGAAAAAAACGATTATGCGTCGGGAACAAGTCAAGCGACTTCCAAACTCATCCATGGCGGGTTGCGTTATCTCAAAAATTTTGAATTGGGTCTCGTTCGGGAATCTCTAAGAGAAAGAGCGACTCTTGCAAGAATCACTCCGAATGCGGTTCAGACGATGGGATTTCTCGTGCCCGTGTATTCGCAATCCGAAAGAATCGTTTTAAAACTCGGAATGGAGATGTACAACGCATTGTCCTTTGATAGAAACCGAAACATCTCGGAAGATCGTTTGATCCCTAAGTATAGTTTTCTTTCAAAGGAGCAAACGATCATGGAATCTCCGAGCCTAGAAAGGCAAAAATTAAAGGGCTCTTATCTTTATTATGATTATCTTAATTTAAATCCGGAACGTCATACTTCCGAGTTCATCTTTTCCTCGAGGGAAAAGGGCGCTGTCGCCAAAAATTATACGGAAGTCATTTCGATTCGTCGAAATTCCGATTCTACCTATCAGGTCGTCGCCAAAGACAAGTTAAACGGAAAAGAAATCGTTTTTCAGGCGAAATCCGTAGTAAACGCCGCGGGACCCTGGGCGGATTTTGTGGAATCTCTCGCCGGAGTTCCTGCTGATAAAAATTTGGTCCGATCGAAAGGAATCCACGTCGTTACGAGAAAAATCTGCGGCGATAAAACGATCGTAACTAAGAAAAAAGATGGAACTCATATTTTTATCATTCCATGGAGAAATAAAACGATTATCGGAACGACCGATACGGAATATCCGGATAACCCGGACGCTTTTCGAGTAACGAAAAAAGATATCGAGGAATTGTTAAGCGAAGTGAATTATTCGTTCGGTTTTACGGATCTCACTCTTCAAGATGTGGACTTCTATTACGGTGGATTGAGACCTTTGGTGGAGGATCCTAGTGAAACCACTTCCACATACAACGCTTCCCGCAAGACTGAAATATTCGATCATAAAGACGCAGGCTTTCCGGGCTTCTTTACCGCGATGGGAGGAAAATATACGACGAGTCGAGCGGTAGGAGAAGCCGTCGTCGATAAGGTAGTGGACTATCTTCCCGGAAACTTTCGAGAATGTGAAACGGAAGTGATTCCTCCCGCGACAGGGGATTATTCCGATCTTCCTTCTTTGATTCAGGATTTGAGTCGAAAATTTCCAAAGCTCAGAGGTGAATTGGTCGAGATCGTCGCCAATCGATACGGATCGCAAGCGTATTCCATTCTTTCTAAGAGCGGTGGTCAGGAAGAATTTTATACTTTGCAGAACGGGGAAAAGTTTTTTGAAAGCGAGTTGAGATTTATCGCGGGAAGGGAAGACATCCGTTTTGCGACCGACTTCTTCTTTCATCGATCCGGCGTCGGGGTACCCGGGCTTCCTGAGGAAAAAGAGTTGAATCGATTGCTTCGTTCCTTAGGAAAACATCTAAAATGGAATTCGACGAGAATTCAGAAAGAAACGAAGGCGGTCCTCGATCGTTTTAAGATTTTTTGA